CATGAGTTGCAAATTCCCCATGAATGCAAAAGAGCCGCGTGCAATAGCGCACAGCGGCTTCATTCTATAATGTAAGGACCACATATGGCCCAATGTATTAACTTCCTGTCGCTTGAACACGTGGTTCTGTCCGTCCTCCAGCATGAACCATCGCACTGTTCATAACCAGCTGCTCTGGCGTCTTCGATTGCTGGCGTTCGCCTGCAAGAGCGTAAGGCAAGCAGAGCGGTACACCGGAACGCGGATCGATCACGATATCTGCTTCAATGTTGAATACTTCACGAAGTACATCCGAATTCATAACTTCTACAGGTGAACCATGAGCGATGGCTTTACCTTTTTTGATACCAATCATGTGATGTGCGTAGCGGGAAGCATGATTCAAGTCATGCACAACCATAACAATAGTACGGTTGGCTGTGGCATTCAGTTGCTCCAGTAATTGCAATACTTCGAGCTGGTGAGCCATATCCAGGAACGTAGTCGGCTCGTCCAGGAAAAGGATATCTGTTTCTTGGGCAAGTGCCATGGCAATCCATGCACGTTGACGCTGTCCACCGGACAATTGATCAATCGGACGATCATGGAATTCAGTCATGGCTGTCACTTCAATAGCCCATTCAATCATACGTTTATCTTCCGCACGCATGGAGCCAAATCCTTTTTGATAAGGAAAGCGACCATACGATACCAGTTCAGTAACGGTAAGACCTTCAGGGGCTGTTGGATTCTGTGGCAAAATCGCAAGTTGCTTGGCAACTTCACGCGTGGACTGTTTATGGATGGACTTCCCGTCGAGCAATACATTACCTGCTTTTGGAGCCATAATACGTGCCATCGTTTTCAGGATGGTTGACTTCCCTGAACCATTGGCTCCAACAAGTGCTGTAATTTTTCCTTGGGGAATCTGAATATTCAGATCCTCTACAATTAGTCTTTCCTCATAAGCGATATCCAGCTTGGTCGTCTCCAGACGAAACATGCGATCATCCCTCTCTCATTTATCCCGGTTATGTAATCCGGCTATGACAACAAAAACGAAATTGTAATTCTGTGATTTCCGACGCAAATATCTTCTACACTAAAGATACTGATAATCATTATCATTTGTCAACATAAAAAACCAAATTTTCTCCTCTTTTCGTGCTTTATTTGCTCTTTCTGTAGCAGAAATTCCTCTCTTTTCCCAAGTACACATGAGATCTTTTCTCATTCATTCCGCGCACTTTATCACTTCTGACTGTCTTTCAAACTCTTAAATCGCAAATTTTGTGTCCGAATTGTGAATGTGTGAGTTTTTTTCATGCAATGGCTGTATCCGCCATATCAAATAAAAAAAGATGACCTTGAA
This Paenibacillus xylanexedens DNA region includes the following protein-coding sequences:
- a CDS encoding ABC transporter ATP-binding protein, whose amino-acid sequence is MFRLETTKLDIAYEERLIVEDLNIQIPQGKITALVGANGSGKSTILKTMARIMAPKAGNVLLDGKSIHKQSTREVAKQLAILPQNPTAPEGLTVTELVSYGRFPYQKGFGSMRAEDKRMIEWAIEVTAMTEFHDRPIDQLSGGQRQRAWIAMALAQETDILFLDEPTTFLDMAHQLEVLQLLEQLNATANRTIVMVVHDLNHASRYAHHMIGIKKGKAIAHGSPVEVMNSDVLREVFNIEADIVIDPRSGVPLCLPYALAGERQQSKTPEQLVMNSAMVHAGGRTEPRVQATGS